In a genomic window of Trichoderma atroviride chromosome 4, complete sequence:
- a CDS encoding uncharacterized protein (BUSCO:EOG092D0XCU), giving the protein MSTWMNDAVPNHNGNGFPHMNDPSAASAMMDPSAFMANPGQFNPGAQFSNQQQMAAMQNGPMRHASPAGYQASQAYQTNSVIPSKRPRPREDSISGSPRQNPGMLPTSRSETPQQQNFPGFQPGAMPPQNASQFSHLQTNGSANASPSPIMGNQMRPGSVPQRVATASPHPFSPGAQQFGSQTSPIASEHGTPQPNPYMQNIAQGYNPAFTQSPSNSRPSPNPSAMAGNPMMAQQMNQMGQPMGQMPGNVYAQLQQQQQIQQQQQQQQQQQQQQQQQQQHQQQQHQQQQQQPSAQSQQQRLQAMPDGKMAAYQMRLQQQLQGSMQMQAQMQAQGMGRGMIGKQPMPGVPNGQVPQGQMRPQHRPAGSVNAEQFMKNLTTLMHAKGLPLDPNPMIGDRPISLVILFQAVQAKGGSKALTAGNGWAALAQILGLQAQNPNVVLALRQIYERNLLKFEEAWVAQQKQRLMQQQVNLANQATPQKQIPQGQPMNQAQMLQAHHHQQQQQQQQQQLLQQQQQQQQQQQQQQQHQQPQPPPQSHAQQHTPVKPGQPAVNGFSTPQTPQQLQQPNAMPGHNRNSLSRSIDAAGPNDFSIPSPAHSRTGSMPLGPGDARSMGMMGAEQQMPRLPPKSEDYNPCARELSTYGGVDLHAANLLGGELERWKPTVPPVNDLGSIDISALTRSLQSGIHGEVRLALDTLATVSHSVNQAHFLQLRYCDDLVDALIDCAEEQLELLTEHTAEVSDEIQLTSYEEVVRACRIERFAIRDVPAFGTEDYELDRAVDRLVCISTILRNVSFPGEQNDNHNMLADESVMKFLCTAIRYLGTRTMLLRTHSNTLDFMKDVVILLSNISSSIEIPGREQAFCLLQFLLSFAPIPSPVVTGETLFFSNYDPSVHTYLPHAVDALAKLLARDEPNRSHYKNLFAIDATNNPPYELLTRTFALAISPIPDKVKERDRPTSFPSLVEVRKPYLMQGLLSAEIIASLAPGAESHVVRSWLAAGNGLANNLFRLGQELSRMYEQPQAFGRGAGRAQPRKDPELAYISALSVTLLRRLVEKSRDPNNPAISAAGAFLPTTQTLLEALSMQSPEWSKEGLLQHLSTITSLAG; this is encoded by the coding sequence ATGAGCACCTGGATGAACGACGCAGTCCCGAACCACAATGGCAACGGCTTCCCGCACATGAATGACCCCAGCGCCGCCAGTGCCATGATGGACCCGTCCGCCTTCATGGCCAACCCGGGCCAGTTCAACCCTGGCGCCCAGTTTTCCAATCAACAGCAGATGGCTGCCATGCAGAACGGCCCGATGCGCCACGCCTCGCCCGCGGGCTACCAGGCATCCCAGGCCTATCAGACCAATTCTGTCATTCCATCAAAACGCCCGCGGCCCCGTGAGGATTCCATCTCCGGCTCTCCCCGACAGAATCCGGGCATGCTCCCGACGTCGCGCTCCGAaacgccgcagcagcagaactTCCCCGGCTTCCAGCCCGGCGCCATGCCTCCGCAGAACGCCAGCCAGTTCTCGCATCTCCAGACCAACGGCTCGGCCAACGCAAGCCCGTCACCCATCATGGGGAACCAAATGCGCCCGGGCAGTGTTCCTCAGAGGGTGGCGACGGCCTCGCCTCATCCATTTTCCCCAGGCGCCCAGCAGTTTGGTTCTCAGACATCGCCTATTGCCTCGGAGCACGGCACTCCTCAGCCGAACCCTTACATGCAAAATATCGCCCAAGGTTATAACCCGGCCTTCACGCAGTCACCATCGAATTCGCGTCCATCACCGAATCCGAGCGCCATGGCGGGGAATCCCATGATGGCCCAGCAAATGAATCAGATGGGGCAGCCCATGGGCCAGATGCCAGGTAACGTGTATGCTCAGttacagcagcaacagcagattcaacaacaacaacaacaacaacaacagcaacagcagcagcaacagcagcagcagcaacatcagcaacaacaacaccagcagcaacagcagcagccctcAGCCCAatcgcagcaacagcggctCCAGGCCATGCCGGATGGCAAAATGGCTGCGTACCAGATGcgactccagcagcagcttcaaggcAGTATGCAAATGCAAGCTCAGATGCAGGCCCAGGGCATGGGGCGTGGGATGATAGGGAAGCAGCCGATGCCCGGTGTGCCGAATGGCCAAGTTCCCCAAGGGCAAATGCGACCCCAGCACCGACCTGCGGGCAGTGTCAATGCGGAACAATTCATGAAGAACCTAACAACCCTTATGCATGCAAAGGGCCTCCCATTAGATCCGAATCCTATGATTGGAGATAGGCCCATTAGCCTGGTGATTCTCTTCCAGGCCGTACAGGCAAAAGGCGGCTCGAAGGCGCTGACCGCTGGGAATGGCTGGGCTGCCCTAGCCCAGATCTTGGGACTTCAGGCGCAAAACCCTAACGTTGTTTTGGCGCTGAGGCAGATTTATGAACGAAATTTACTCAAGTTTGAGGAGGCCTGGGTGGCTCAGCAGAAACAGAGATTGATGCAGCAACAAGTAAACCTCGCGAATCAGGCCACACCGCAGAAACAGATACCACAGGGGCAGCCGATGAATCAAGCACAAATGTTGCAAGcgcaccaccaccaacagcagcagcagcagcagcaacagcagcttcttcagcagcaacaacaacaacaacagcagcaacaacagcagcagcagcatcaacaaccaCAGCCACCACCCCAATCTCATGCGCAACAGCACACTCCTGTGAAGCCTGGCCAGCCTGCTGTCAACGGCTTTTCTACTCCGCAAACTCCGCAGCAACTTCAGCAGCCAAATGCTATGCCCGGCCACAACAGAAACAGTTTATCCCGAAGTATCGATGCAGCTGGGCCGAATGATTTTTCAATACCGTCGCCGGCTCATTCAAGAACTGGGAGCATGCCCTTGGGCCCAGGCGATGCCAGGTCGATGGGTATGATGGGTGCTGAGCAGCAGATGCCCCGACTGCCTCCAAAATCCGAAGACTATAACCCTTGTGCACGGGAGCTTTCCACATATGGCGGTGTCGACCTCCATGCGGCGAATCTATTAGGTGGGGAGTTGGAGCGGTGGAAACCCACTGTCCCGCCGGTCAATGACCTCGGCAGCATCGACATATCTGCATTAACACGCAGCTTGCAAAGTGGAATACACGGGGAAGTTCGCCTTGCCTTGGATACGCTTGCGACGGTGTCCCACTCAGTGAACCAGGCGCATTTCTTGCAGCTACGATATTGCGACGACTTGGTCGATGCGCTCATCGACTGTGCGgaagagcagcttgagctATTGACTGAGCACACAGCGGAGGTGTCCGATGAGATTCAGCTTACTTCGTACGAGGAAGTTGTCAGGGCATGCCGCATAGAGCGATTCGCAATTCGCGATGTGCCTGCTTTCGGGACCGAAGACTATGAGCTTGACAGAGCTGTTGATCGACTAGTGTGCATCTCGACTATCCTACGCAATGTCTCCTTCCCAGGCGAACAGAATGATAACCACAATATGCTTGCTGATGAATCTGTCATGAAGTTCCTTTGTACCGCTATCAGGTATCTCGGCACAAGGACCATGCTTCTTCGCACTCACAGCAACACCCTCGACTTCATGAAGGATGTGGTTATCCTCCTTTCTAATATTTCTAGCTCGATCGAAATACCTGGTCGGGAGCAAGCGTTTTGTCTTTTGCAATTCTTGCTGTCATTCGCTCCGATTCCCAGCCCAGTAGTGACCGGTGAAACTCTCTTCTTTAGCAACTACGACCCGAGCGTTCATACATATCTCCCTCACGCTGTTGATGCATTGGCAAAATTGCTTGCACGTGACGAGCCCAACAGAAGCCACTATAAAAACCTCTTTGCTATTGATGCTACGAACAACCCCCCATACGAACTCCTGACTCGTACCTTTGCGTTGGCAATTTCACCGATACCGGACAAGGTCAAAGAACGTGATCGGCCGACAAGCTTCCCCTCGCTTGTGGAAGTCCGGAAGCCATATCTTATGCAAGGGCTACTATCAGCGGAGATCATTGCATCTCTGGCACCTGGGGCAGAGTCGCACGTTGTGAGGAGCTGGCTGGCCGCGGGCAATGGACTTGCAAACAACCTCTTCCGTCTCGGCCAAGAGCTGAGTCGTATGTACGAACAACCACAGGCTTTCGGTCGAGGAGCGGGACGGGCTCAACCCAGGAAAGATCCTGAGCTCGCCTACATCTCTGCTCTCTCAGTTACTTTGTTGAGGCGATTGGTAGAAAAGTCAAGAGATCCAAACAACCCTGCTATTTCGGCTGCGGGGGCCTTTTTACCGACTACGCAAACACTGTTGGAAGCCTTATCCATGCAGAGTCCTGAGTGGTCAAAAGAAGGTCTATTACAACATTTGTCGACCATTACAAGCCTAGCAGGTTAA
- a CDS encoding mitochondrial 54S ribosomal protein mL49 translates to MSCMIPRALPLRSLGLCRPAGQTQFSSFASRHPLSSTNQAASISTKPSPVSARQNPNQKLKIAPHLRQLSRAPVPPPTKTPEELVSLGYIVRRTPSVQLPVYRRWMSGGTRQVVLIKKIDGDRRRLLEDLVGSLGIAREEVRINPTTQHIELKGDHFDRARGWLLDRGF, encoded by the exons ATGAGCTGCATGATCCCTAGAGCGCTTCCTCTAAGGAGTTTGGGCCTCTGCCGACCTGCAGGACAGACTCAATTCAGTTCCTTCGCATCAAGGCATCCCTTGTCATCTACCAACcaagcagcatcaatctCAACCAAGCCCTCACCTGTTTCTGCTCGACAAAATCCCAACCAGAAGCTCAAAATTGCACCACACCTGCGGCAACTGAGTCGCGCGCCTGTACCTCCCCCGACCAAGACTCCTGAAGAACTTGTTAGTCTGGGATATATAGTGCGCCGCACACCTTCCGTCCAGCTGCCCGTATACCGAAGATGGATGTCTGGTGGCACTCGTCAGGTGGTCTTGATTAAAAAGATCGACGGGGACCGAAGACGGCTATTAGAAGATCTTGTTGGTAGCCTCGGCATCGCTAGAGAGGAAGTACGGATCAACCCAACAACGCAACATATAGAATTAAAG gGAGATCATTTTGACAGGGCCAGAGGATGGCTACTGGACCGGGGTTTCTAA